A stretch of Gorilla gorilla gorilla isolate KB3781 chromosome 9, NHGRI_mGorGor1-v2.1_pri, whole genome shotgun sequence DNA encodes these proteins:
- the LOC109028806 gene encoding keratin-associated protein 5-11 — MGCCGCSGGCGSGCGGCGSGSGGCGSGCGGCGSSCCVPICCCKPVCCCVPACSCSSCGSCGGSKGGCGSCGSSKGGCGSCGCSQSNCCKPCCSSSGCGSFCCQSSCCKPCCCQSSCCQSSCCKPCCCQSSCCHSSCFKPCCCQSSCCVPVCCQCKI, encoded by the coding sequence ATGGGCTGCTGTGGCTGTTCCGGAGGCTGTGGCTCTGGCTGTGGGGGCTGTGGCTCCGGCAGTGGGGGCTGTGGCTCTGGCTGTGGGGGCTGTGGCTCCAGCTGCTGTGTGCCCATTTGCTGCTGCAAGCCTGTGTGCTGCTGTGTGCCAGCCTGttcctgctccagctgtggctcctGTGGGGGCTCCAAAGGGGGCTGTGGCTCTTGTGGGAGCTCCAAGGGTGGGTGTGGTTCTTGTGGCTGCTCCCAGTCCAACTGCTGTAAGCCCTGCTGCTCCTCCTCAGGCTGTGGGTCATTCTGCTGCCAGTCCAGCTGCTGCAAGCCCTGCTGCTGCCAATCCAGCTGCTGCCAGTCCAGCTGCTGCAAGCCCTGCTGCTGCCAATCCAGCTGCTGCCACTCTAGCTGCTTCAAGCCCTGCTGCTGCCAGTCCAGCTGCTGTGTCCCCGTGTGCTGCCAGTGTAAGATCTGA